From Nicotiana tabacum cultivar K326 chromosome 22, ASM71507v2, whole genome shotgun sequence, one genomic window encodes:
- the LOC107784974 gene encoding UDP-glucuronic acid decarboxylase 2-like isoform X1, whose translation MASELFFRGQETHHIINAYTPKPRKPWQNVIRPVHYMLKEKRLVFLFAGIAIASLIFAMLPSSRAPSGQGSYSYINNAIYDSHLPSESTHSHSIARAHRIIYQNRAGLGSLHSGGKIPLGLQRKGLRILVTGGAGFVGSHLVDRLIARGDSVIVVDNFFTGRKENVMHHFGNPRFELIRHDVVEPLLVEVDQIYHLACPASPVHYKHNPVKTIKTNVVGTLNMLGLAKRVGARFLLTSTSEVYGDPLQHPQKETYWGNVNPIGVRSCYDEGKRTAETLTMDYHRGAGVEVRIARIFNTYGPRMCIDDGRVVSNFVAQALRKEPLTVYGDGKQTRSFQFVSDLVEGLMRLMEGEHVGPFNLGNPGEFTMLELAGVVQETIDPNAQIEFRPNTADDPHKRKPDISKAKELLGWEPKVPLRKGLPLMVQDFRQRIFGDHKEDSSSVSSA comes from the exons ATGGCTTCTGAATTGTTCTTCAGAGGACAGGAAACTCACCATATAATCAACGCATACACCCCCAAACCACGGAAGCCATGGCAAAACGTAATTCGACCTGTACATTACATGCTCAAAGAGAAACGCCTCGTCTTCCTCTTTGCAGGCATTGCCATCGCTTCTCTTATCTTCGCTATGTTACCCTCGTCACGTGCCCCGTCCGGTCAGGGCAGTTACAGTTACATAAACAACGCGATCTACGATTCGCACTTGCCCTCCGAGTCAACTCATTCTCACAGCATTGCCCGTGCTCATCGGATCATCTACCAGAACCGGGCCGGGCTCGGGTCGTTGCATTCTGGCGGGAAAATCCCGTTGGGTTTGCAGCGTAAAGGGTTGAGGATCCTGGTGACCGGTGGGGCTGGGTTCGTCGGCAGCCATCTGGTGGACCGTCTGATCGCAAGAGGTGACAGCGTGATCGTCGTTGATAATTTCTTCACGGGGCGGAAGGAGAACGTGATGCACCACTTTGGGAACCCGAGGTTCGAGCTCATAAGGCACGATGTGGTGGAGCCATTGTTGGTGGAGGTTGACCAGATCTACCACCTCGCTTGCCCTGCCTCTCCTGTTCACTATAAGCATAACCCCGTCAAGACCATTA AGACAAATGTTGTGGGGACACTGAACATGCTTGGATTGGCGAAGAGAGTGGGTGCTCGTTTTTTGCTAACGAGCACCAGCGAAGTTTACGGTGATCCTTTGCAACATCCACAAAAGGAGACTTACTGGGGCAATGTTAATCCCATTG GTGTGAGAAGTTGCTACGATGAGGGGAAGCGTACAGCTGAAACGTTGACCATGGACTATCACAGAGGTGCTGGCGTCGAG GTGAGGATAGCTAGGATCTTCAACACCTATGGACCTCGTATGTGCATCGATGATGGTCGTGTTGTTAGCAACTTTGTTGCTCAG GCCTTGAGGAAGGAGCCTTTAACAGTTTATGGTGATGGAAAGCAAACAAGAAGTTTCCAATTTGTTTCAGACCTG gttgaGGGCCTAATGCGCTTGATGGAAGGAGAACATGTGGGACCTTTCAACCTAGGAAATCCTGGTGAATTCACAATGCTTGAACTTGCAGGG GTGGTCCAGGAAACCATTGATCCAAATGCGCAGATTGAGTTCAGACCCAACACAGCAGATGATCCACACAAGAGGAAACCTGATATCTCAAAGGCTAAAGAATTGCTTGGTTGGGAACCAAAGGTGCCTCTTAGGAAAGGTCTACCTCTGATGGTACAAGACTTTAGGCAGCGTATATTTGGTGACCACAAAGAAGATAGCTCCTCTGTCTCCTCCGCGTAA
- the LOC107784974 gene encoding UDP-glucuronic acid decarboxylase 2-like (The RefSeq protein has 1 substitution compared to this genomic sequence) produces the protein MASELFFRGQETHHIINAYTPKPRKPWQNVIRPVHYMLKEKRLVFLFAGIAIASLIFAMLPSSRAPSGQGSYSYINNAIYDSHLPSESTHSHSIARAHRIIYQNRAGLGSLHSGGKIPLGLQRKGLRILVTGGAGFVGSHLVDRLIARGDSVIVVDNFFTGRKENVMHHFGNPRFELIRHDVVEPLLVEVDQIYHLACPASPVHYKHNPVKTIKTNVVGTLNMLGLAKRVGARFLLTSTSEVYGDPLQHPQKETYWGNVNPIGVRSCYDEGKRTAETLTMDYHRGAGVEVRIARIFNTYGPRMCIDDGRVVSNFVAQALRKEPLTVYGDGKQTRSFQFVSDLVEGLMRLMEGEHVGPFNLGNPGEFTMLELAGVVQETIDPNAQIEFRPNTADDPHKRKPDISKAKELLGWEPKVPLRKGLPLMVQDFRQRIFGDHKEDSSSVSSP, from the exons ATGGCTTCTGAATTGTTCTTCAGAGGACAGGAAACTCACCATATAATCAACGCATACACCCCCAAACCACGGAAGCCATGGCAAAACGTAATTCGACCTGTACATTACATGCTCAAAGAGAAACGCCTCGTCTTCCTCTTTGCAGGCATTGCCATCGCTTCTCTTATCTTCGCTATGTTACCCTCGTCACGTGCCCCGTCCGGTCAGGGCAGTTACAGTTACATAAACAACGCGATCTACGATTCGCACTTGCCCTCCGAGTCAACTCATTCTCACAGCATTGCCCGTGCTCATCGGATCATCTACCAGAACCGGGCCGGGCTCGGGTCGTTGCATTCTGGCGGGAAAATCCCGTTGGGTTTGCAGCGTAAAGGGTTGAGGATCCTGGTGACCGGTGGGGCTGGGTTCGTCGGCAGCCATCTGGTGGACCGTCTGATCGCAAGAGGTGACAGCGTGATCGTCGTTGATAATTTCTTCACGGGGCGGAAGGAGAACGTGATGCACCACTTTGGGAACCCGAGGTTCGAGCTCATAAGGCACGATGTGGTGGAGCCATTGTTGGTGGAGGTTGACCAGATCTACCACCTCGCTTGCCCTGCCTCTCCTGTTCACTATAAGCATAACCCCGTCAAGACCATT AAGACAAATGTTGTGGGGACACTGAACATGCTTGGATTGGCGAAGAGAGTGGGTGCTCGTTTTTTGCTAACGAGCACCAGCGAAGTTTACGGTGATCCTTTGCAACATCCACAAAAGGAGACTTACTGGGGCAATGTTAATCCCATTG GTGTGAGAAGTTGCTACGATGAGGGGAAGCGTACAGCTGAAACGTTGACCATGGACTATCACAGAGGTGCTGGCGTCGAG GTGAGGATAGCTAGGATCTTCAACACCTATGGACCTCGTATGTGCATCGATGATGGTCGTGTTGTTAGCAACTTTGTTGCTCAG GCCTTGAGGAAGGAGCCTTTAACAGTTTATGGTGATGGAAAGCAAACAAGAAGTTTCCAATTTGTTTCAGACCTG gttgaGGGCCTAATGCGCTTGATGGAAGGAGAACATGTGGGACCTTTCAACCTAGGAAATCCTGGTGAATTCACAATGCTTGAACTTGCAGGG GTGGTCCAGGAAACCATTGATCCAAATGCGCAGATTGAGTTCAGACCCAACACAGCAGATGATCCACACAAGAGGAAACCTGATATCTCAAAGGCTAAAGAATTGCTTGGTTGGGAACCAAAGGTGCCTCTTAGGAAAGGTCTACCTCTGATGGTACAAGACTTTAGGCAGCGTATATTTGGTGACCACAAAGAAGATAGCTCCTCTGTCTCCTCCGCGTAA